The proteins below come from a single Synechococcus sp. WH 8101 genomic window:
- the clpP gene encoding ATP-dependent Clp endopeptidase proteolytic subunit ClpP, with product MIDARLHHPIQNRWRGIRPVSGLPSASPGVLPTVVEQSGRGERSFDIYSRLLRERIIFLGTGIDDQVADALVAQLLFLEAEDPEKEIQIYINSPGGSVTAGLAIYDTMQQVAPDVVTICYGLAASMGAFLLSGGTKGKRLALPSARIMIHQPLGGAQGQAVDIEIQAQEILFLKDTLNGLMAEHTGQPLEKIAEDTDRDYFLSPAEAVEYGLIDRVVDSSGDGGIVTEG from the coding sequence GTGATCGACGCCCGTCTCCACCACCCGATTCAGAACCGCTGGCGGGGCATCCGTCCCGTCTCGGGACTGCCATCGGCATCTCCAGGCGTGCTGCCCACGGTGGTGGAACAGTCGGGACGAGGTGAGCGCTCCTTCGATATCTATTCGCGCCTGTTGCGGGAGCGGATCATCTTCCTTGGCACCGGCATCGACGACCAAGTGGCCGATGCCCTCGTGGCCCAGCTGCTCTTCCTCGAGGCCGAGGATCCGGAGAAAGAGATTCAGATCTACATCAACTCCCCGGGTGGTTCAGTGACCGCCGGCCTGGCGATCTACGACACGATGCAGCAGGTGGCACCCGATGTGGTGACCATCTGTTATGGCCTGGCGGCGTCCATGGGGGCCTTCCTGCTTTCCGGCGGCACCAAAGGCAAACGGCTCGCCCTGCCAAGCGCCCGAATCATGATTCACCAGCCCCTCGGCGGTGCTCAGGGTCAGGCGGTGGACATCGAAATCCAGGCCCAGGAGATCCTCTTCCTCAAAGACACCCTCAACGGCCTGATGGCCGAACACACCGGCCAGCCCCTGGAGAAAATCGCCGAAGACACCGACCGGGATTACTTCCTTTCACCAGCGGAAGCGGTTGAATACGGATTGATTGATCGCGTCGTGGACAGTTCCGGGGACGGAGGAATCGTTACGGAGGGCTGA
- the tig gene encoding trigger factor, whose protein sequence is MSAATLTVKTTACPGSRLSVEVAVPAARCKESYEAAISRLSRTINLPGFRKGKVPRAVLLQQIGPLRIRATALESIVDAVWREAIEQENIEALGQPDLSGGFEPLLEAFDPGKDLTVTLETDVAPVPKLKATKGLKAEAESVRFDPSQVDAMLEQSRKQMATLVPVEDRSAANGDVAVVSFEGTYSDDGSAIEGGSADSMDVELEDGQMIPGFVEGILGMAIGEEKTVDCQFPEDYPKEDARGRKASFVINLKDLKTRELPELDDAFAQQASDKATMAELRQELEQRLKDDAERRQKSNRHDALLAALVEQLEVELPASLVQQEVRNLVEQTAGQFAQQGMDVKSLFTPDLVRSLMESSRPEAEERLRRSLALSALAEAENLKVDEEEIEAKLKEVKRQLSGERDIDPQRLRDAVVDDLLRDKLLGWLEENSSITEKVAATPTEDKDAAAKPAAPKKAAAKTSKAKAKAEPDTAEADA, encoded by the coding sequence ATGAGCGCCGCCACCCTGACCGTCAAAACCACCGCCTGCCCTGGCAGCCGCCTGTCGGTGGAAGTGGCGGTTCCGGCGGCCCGTTGCAAGGAGAGTTACGAAGCGGCGATTTCACGCCTAAGTCGCACGATCAATCTGCCCGGTTTCCGCAAAGGCAAGGTGCCTCGCGCCGTGCTGTTGCAACAAATCGGACCGCTGCGCATCCGAGCCACGGCGCTGGAATCGATCGTGGACGCCGTGTGGCGCGAAGCGATCGAACAGGAAAACATCGAAGCCCTTGGGCAACCGGATCTGAGCGGCGGTTTCGAACCACTGCTGGAGGCCTTTGATCCGGGCAAAGACCTCACCGTGACCCTCGAAACCGATGTGGCCCCGGTCCCGAAGCTCAAAGCCACCAAAGGACTGAAGGCGGAAGCCGAGAGCGTGCGCTTTGATCCCTCCCAGGTGGACGCCATGCTCGAGCAGTCGCGCAAGCAGATGGCCACCCTGGTGCCGGTGGAGGATCGCTCTGCTGCCAACGGCGATGTGGCGGTGGTGAGCTTCGAGGGCACCTACAGCGACGACGGCTCCGCGATCGAAGGGGGCAGTGCCGACTCCATGGATGTGGAGCTGGAAGACGGCCAGATGATCCCGGGCTTCGTGGAGGGCATCCTCGGCATGGCAATCGGTGAGGAGAAAACCGTGGATTGCCAGTTCCCCGAGGATTACCCCAAGGAGGATGCGCGCGGCCGCAAAGCCAGCTTCGTGATCAACCTCAAGGATCTCAAGACCCGCGAGTTGCCCGAGCTGGATGACGCCTTCGCCCAGCAGGCCAGCGACAAAGCCACCATGGCGGAACTGCGCCAGGAGCTGGAGCAGCGCCTCAAGGACGATGCCGAGCGTCGTCAGAAGAGCAATCGTCATGACGCCCTGCTGGCAGCCCTGGTGGAGCAACTGGAGGTGGAGCTCCCCGCCAGCCTCGTGCAACAGGAGGTGCGCAACCTGGTGGAACAGACCGCCGGCCAGTTCGCCCAGCAGGGCATGGACGTGAAGTCGCTGTTCACCCCCGACTTGGTGCGCTCCCTGATGGAGTCATCCAGGCCTGAGGCGGAGGAACGCCTGCGCCGCAGCCTCGCCCTCAGCGCCCTGGCCGAAGCCGAGAACCTCAAGGTGGACGAGGAGGAGATCGAAGCGAAGCTGAAGGAGGTGAAGCGCCAGCTCTCCGGCGAGCGCGACATCGATCCCCAGCGCCTGCGCGATGCCGTGGTGGACGACCTCCTGCGCGACAAGCTGCTCGGCTGGCTGGAAGAGAACAGCAGCATCACGGAAAAGGTCGCGGCAACGCCAACCGAAGACAAGGACGCTGCAGCCAAACCAGCAGCACCGAAAAAAGCCGCTGCCAAAACGAGCAAAGCCAAGGCCAAAGCCGAGCCCGACACCGCTGAGGCGGACGCCTGA
- a CDS encoding aspartate-semialdehyde dehydrogenase yields MLGASGAVGQELLQLLDERAFPVGELRLLASARSAGTTQIWKGQEHSVQNVTAASFEGVDLVLASAGGSVSRQWRQAITEAGALMVDNSSAFRMEEGVPLVVPEVNPKAAFQHQGVIANPNCTTILLTLALAPLAAKRPMRRVLVSTYQSASGAGARAMEELRRLSQVVLDGGDPTSEVLPHSLAFNLFLHNSPLQPNLYCEEEMKMVNETRKIMGLPNLRFSATCVRVPVLRAHSEAVNVEFEQPFPVEEARALLAAAPGVELIDNVEANRFPMPTDVTGRDPVAVGRIRQDISDPHALEFWLCGDQIRKGAALNAIQIAELLLPSS; encoded by the coding sequence GTGCTTGGTGCCAGTGGTGCAGTGGGACAGGAGCTCCTGCAGTTGCTGGATGAGCGTGCGTTTCCAGTGGGTGAGCTGCGACTGCTTGCTTCAGCCCGCTCCGCTGGAACGACCCAGATCTGGAAGGGGCAGGAGCATTCGGTTCAGAACGTGACGGCTGCCTCCTTCGAAGGGGTGGATCTGGTGCTCGCCTCTGCTGGTGGGTCGGTGTCGCGTCAATGGCGCCAGGCCATTACGGAGGCCGGTGCCCTGATGGTGGATAACTCCAGCGCCTTCCGCATGGAGGAGGGCGTGCCCCTGGTGGTGCCTGAGGTGAATCCGAAGGCGGCCTTCCAGCATCAGGGCGTCATCGCCAACCCCAACTGCACCACGATCCTGCTCACCCTCGCCCTCGCTCCCCTTGCGGCGAAACGTCCGATGCGACGGGTGCTGGTCAGCACCTATCAGTCGGCGAGTGGTGCTGGGGCCCGCGCCATGGAGGAACTGCGCCGGTTGAGCCAGGTGGTGCTGGATGGCGGTGACCCCACCAGTGAGGTGTTGCCCCATTCCCTCGCCTTCAACCTTTTTCTGCACAACTCGCCGCTGCAGCCGAATCTCTACTGCGAGGAGGAGATGAAGATGGTGAATGAAACGCGCAAAATCATGGGCCTGCCCAACCTGCGCTTCAGTGCCACCTGCGTGCGTGTGCCGGTGTTGCGGGCCCATTCCGAGGCGGTGAATGTGGAATTTGAGCAGCCGTTTCCGGTGGAGGAGGCCCGCGCCCTGCTCGCAGCGGCTCCCGGTGTTGAGTTGATCGACAACGTCGAGGCCAACCGGTTCCCCATGCCCACCGATGTGACCGGTCGGGATCCGGTGGCGGTGGGTCGGATCCGGCAAGACATCAGTGATCCCCATGCCCTGGAGTTCTGGTTGTGTGGTGATCAGATCCGCAAGGGTGCCGCCCTCAACGCGATTCAGATCGCCGAACTCTTGCTTCCCTCGTCATGA
- the dapA gene encoding 4-hydroxy-tetrahydrodipicolinate synthase, which produces MSLAAALSPTPFGRLLTAMVTPFDVEGRVDLALAGRLARYLVEEGSDGLVVCGTTGESPTLSWQEQVQLLEAVRQAVGPGVKVLAGTGSNCTAEAVEATREAAAAGADGALVVVPYYNKPPQEGLEAHFRAVAEAAPELPLMLYNIPGRTGCSMAPGTVARLMDCANVVSFKAASGSTDEVTQLRLACGARLAVYSGDDALTLPMLSVGAVGVVSVASHLVGRRIRAMIEAQLSGRNAEALGQHEQLLPLFRALFATTNPIPVKAALEASGWPVGAPRLPLVPLSAAMRDDLNQTLAALRQT; this is translated from the coding sequence ATGAGCCTCGCCGCTGCCCTTTCCCCCACGCCCTTCGGCCGTCTGCTCACGGCGATGGTGACCCCCTTTGATGTCGAGGGTCGGGTCGACCTGGCCCTCGCCGGCCGCCTTGCGCGTTACCTGGTGGAGGAGGGTTCGGATGGGCTGGTGGTCTGCGGCACTACCGGTGAATCGCCCACCCTGAGTTGGCAGGAGCAGGTGCAACTGCTGGAGGCGGTGCGCCAGGCGGTGGGTCCGGGCGTGAAAGTGCTGGCCGGCACCGGTAGCAACTGCACCGCCGAAGCCGTCGAGGCGACCCGGGAAGCGGCTGCGGCTGGAGCCGATGGCGCTTTGGTGGTGGTGCCTTATTACAACAAGCCGCCCCAGGAAGGCCTGGAAGCCCATTTCCGCGCCGTCGCCGAGGCGGCGCCCGAGCTGCCGTTGATGCTTTACAACATCCCCGGCCGCACCGGCTGCTCCATGGCGCCGGGCACCGTCGCCCGCTTGATGGATTGCGCCAATGTGGTGAGCTTCAAGGCCGCCAGTGGTAGCACCGATGAAGTGACGCAGCTGCGCCTGGCCTGCGGCGCCAGGCTGGCGGTGTACAGCGGCGATGACGCGCTCACCCTGCCGATGCTCTCCGTGGGCGCTGTGGGCGTGGTGAGTGTGGCCAGCCATCTGGTGGGTCGCCGCATCCGCGCCATGATCGAAGCCCAGCTCAGTGGCCGCAACGCCGAGGCGCTCGGACAGCACGAGCAGCTGTTGCCGCTCTTCCGAGCCCTCTTCGCCACCACCAATCCCATTCCTGTCAAAGCCGCCCTCGAGGCCAGCGGCTGGCCGGTCGGAGCCCCCCGTCTTCCCCTTGTTCCCCTCAGTGCCGCCATGCGCGATGACCTGAACCAGACCCTCGCTGCCCTGCGTCAGACCTGA
- a CDS encoding ribonuclease J: MTSSISQSRQGTAATQEPCLRVIPLGGLHEIGKNTCVFEYGDDLMLVDAGLAFPSDGMHGVNVVLPDTSFLRQNQKRIRGMIVTHGHEDHIGGIAHHLKHFNIPVIYGPRLALSMLTGKMDEAGVTDRTTLQTVGPRDVVRVGQHFSVEFIRNTHSMADSFSLAITTPVGTIIFTGDFKFDHTPVDGEHFDLARLAHYGDKGVLCLFSDSTNAEVPGFCPPERSVFPNLDRHMAQAEGRVIITTFASSIHRVSMILELALKNGRKVGLLGRSMLNVIAKARELGYMRAPDDLFVPIKQINDVPDRETLLLMTGSQGEPLAALSRISRGEHPQVKVKSTDTIIFSASPIPGNTISVVNTIDRLMMLGAKVVYGKGEGIHVSGHGFQEDQKLMLALTRPKFFVPVHGEHRMLVCHARTGHAMGVPEDNTLIIDNGDVVELTAESIRKGDPVKAGIELLDQSRNGIVDARVLKERQQLAEDGIVTILAAISTDGAMVAPPRVNLRGVVTTADARKMSLWTEREISWVLENRWKQLTRNSGGKTPEVDWMGVQREVEVGLGRRMRRELQVEPLILCLVQPAPGGTPVYKGRADAEPDDRPAPRGRGGRGGHGGGGQGGHHGRRERAAAPAKAAPVSAPTAAATAPAPAAAKVAAGRPEPEQEMPAGRTRRRRSAAA, encoded by the coding sequence ATGACCTCTTCGATCTCCCAATCTCGCCAGGGCACTGCCGCTACTCAGGAGCCCTGTCTGCGCGTGATTCCCCTCGGGGGATTGCATGAGATCGGCAAGAACACCTGCGTGTTCGAGTACGGCGATGACCTGATGTTGGTGGATGCCGGCCTGGCCTTTCCCAGCGACGGCATGCACGGCGTCAATGTGGTGCTGCCCGACACGAGCTTTCTGCGTCAGAACCAGAAGCGCATCCGCGGCATGATCGTGACCCACGGTCATGAAGATCACATCGGTGGCATCGCCCACCACCTCAAGCACTTCAATATTCCTGTGATCTACGGGCCCCGCCTGGCCCTGTCGATGCTCACCGGAAAGATGGATGAGGCGGGGGTGACTGATCGCACCACGCTGCAGACCGTCGGGCCCCGTGATGTGGTGCGGGTGGGTCAGCACTTCTCGGTGGAATTCATCCGCAACACCCACTCGATGGCCGACAGCTTCTCGCTGGCGATCACCACACCGGTGGGCACGATCATCTTCACCGGCGATTTCAAGTTCGACCACACGCCTGTGGATGGCGAGCATTTCGACCTGGCCCGTCTCGCCCATTACGGCGACAAAGGTGTGCTCTGTCTGTTCAGCGATTCCACCAACGCCGAGGTGCCCGGCTTCTGTCCGCCGGAGCGGTCCGTGTTCCCCAATCTCGATCGCCACATGGCGCAGGCGGAGGGCCGGGTGATCATCACCACCTTCGCCAGCTCGATTCACCGCGTGTCGATGATCTTGGAGCTGGCGCTCAAGAACGGGCGCAAGGTGGGCTTGCTTGGCCGTTCGATGCTCAATGTGATCGCCAAGGCCAGGGAACTCGGCTACATGCGTGCTCCCGATGATCTGTTTGTGCCGATCAAGCAGATCAACGACGTGCCCGATCGGGAAACGTTGCTGCTGATGACTGGCAGTCAGGGGGAGCCCTTGGCGGCCCTCAGTCGCATTTCACGCGGTGAGCATCCCCAGGTGAAGGTGAAGTCCACCGACACGATTATTTTCTCGGCCAGCCCGATTCCCGGCAACACGATTTCTGTGGTCAACACCATCGATCGGTTGATGATGCTGGGCGCCAAGGTGGTGTATGGAAAGGGCGAAGGCATCCACGTGTCTGGCCACGGTTTCCAGGAAGACCAGAAGCTGATGCTCGCTCTCACCCGCCCCAAATTCTTTGTGCCGGTGCACGGCGAGCACCGCATGTTGGTGTGCCACGCCAGAACCGGGCACGCGATGGGGGTGCCCGAAGACAACACCCTGATCATCGACAACGGCGATGTGGTGGAGCTCACGGCTGAGTCGATCCGCAAAGGCGATCCGGTGAAGGCCGGGATTGAACTGCTTGATCAGTCGCGCAACGGCATCGTGGATGCGCGGGTGCTCAAGGAGCGCCAACAGCTCGCGGAAGACGGCATCGTCACGATCCTGGCGGCGATCAGCACCGATGGGGCGATGGTGGCGCCGCCGCGCGTGAATCTGCGCGGTGTGGTCACCACGGCGGATGCCCGCAAGATGTCGCTCTGGACTGAGCGGGAGATCAGCTGGGTGCTGGAGAACCGCTGGAAGCAGCTCACACGCAACAGCGGCGGTAAGACGCCGGAAGTGGATTGGATGGGCGTGCAGCGAGAAGTGGAGGTGGGTCTGGGCCGGCGCATGCGCCGTGAGCTGCAGGTGGAGCCCCTGATCCTCTGCCTCGTGCAGCCCGCACCTGGAGGCACGCCGGTCTACAAGGGCCGAGCCGATGCCGAGCCCGATGACAGGCCCGCACCTCGGGGCCGCGGTGGCCGTGGCGGCCACGGTGGTGGCGGTCAGGGTGGACACCACGGTCGGCGTGAGCGTGCGGCAGCACCGGCGAAGGCGGCACCCGTTTCAGCTCCCACCGCTGCAGCCACCGCTCCTGCTCCTGCAGCTGCCAAGGTGGCCGCAGGACGGCCCGAGCCCGAGCAGGAGATGCCTGCCGGTCGCACCCGTCGCCGTCGTTCGGCAGCGGCCTGA